The stretch of DNA CATTAAAATAGCTCGAGTATATACAGGCAAGCATAAAATTATTAGCCAATACCGTTCCTACCACGGAGCGACCTATGGAGCAATAACAGCAGGAGGTGACCCTCGACGTCACCCTGTAGACACACAGCAAGCACCTAATATAGTTCATGTTGACAATCCTTATAGTTATCGTTGTCCTTGGTACAGTTCTTCCCCTGAGGAATGTGGAGAACGAGCCATTAAAAATTTGGAGCAGGTAATCCTATACGAGAGCCCTGATACAATTGCAGCAATATTAATGGAAGGAGAATCGGGAAGTTCAGGCTGCATAAAATATCCTCCGTTCTATCTTAAAAAAGTAAGAGCCTTATGCGATAAATACAACATCCTAATGATTGACGATGAAGTAATGAGTGGCTTTGGAAGGACAGGAAAATACTTTGCGATAGAACACCATGACGTAACGCCTGATATCATGTGTATGGCAAAAGGATTAACTGCTGGTTATTTGCCACTAGGAGCAATGATTGTACGACCAGATATAGCCGCAGCATTTGAAACACAAAAATTACCATTGGGGCTTACTTACTCTGCTCATGCGGTTTCTTGTGCCGCAGCTTTGGCGGTATTGGATATTTATGAACAAGACAATTTGGTAGAGCGAGCGGCTGAAATGGGACAATATTTAGATGCACAAGTGGAATTAATGAAAGCGAAACATCCTTCTATTGGTGACTGGCGAAATACAGGGTTATTAGGTTGTTTTGAGTTGGTTAAAAATCGAACCACTAAAGAACCAATGTGCCCTTGGAATGGTAGTTCAGAGGTAATGAACAATGTAGCTGCAAAAATAAGAGCCTTAGGCATGTTTACTTTTGTGAAGTGGAATTTTATTTTTGTTGCCCCTCCTTTATCCATTACCAAAGAACAAATAGACGAGGGATTAGCCATTATTTCGCAAGCGATTGCTATTGCGGATGAGCAGGTGGTTTAAACCTATTGGTATAGCAAAAAAAAAGATATAGAAGTTGTTTGAAAATAGACAGATATTTTATTAGATGTGTTATTTTTATAATACTCCGCTGATTAACTGCGTTGCTAGGCATTCCAGTTGGTACATAGTACCAAGCTACTCGTGCACTACGTTTATGTGGTACCTGCGCTGCTAAGTTAGCTAGTGTGCTAGTGCTTATGAGCTCCCTGAGGTCGGTTCGTTATCACTCGTGAGCCAGCATAGCTGGGGTCGGGTTTCTAGCGGAGTAATAATTTTTTAACAACTTCATTAATTTCTTATCTTTTAAAAGCAGCCAATGCTCAAAATAATCCTTTTTAGTTGCCTAATTTTTTTAGTTGCCTGTGTAGAACCAACTACAACAGCAGATTTAAGCAATGCTCCAGAAGCACGCCTAATTGTGGCGGAGAAAATTATGTCACCAGAAGCACGAGCTTTGGAAAATAAAATAGCAAATCGAACCTTGTTGCAGAAAGTAGTAGATGAATCCAAGGAGTTTCAGCGAGTTGAATTTTCTTTTGCTTGTAATAATGATTCAGGAGGTTTGCTAAGTTATATTAAATCAGGTGAAAGTATCAGAGGAATTCGTTTTGCTGTTTCAAAAGAAGGCATGGATGAATTTGTGAGTTGGTATTATAAAAGAGACGAGTTAGTTTTTGTCGTACACGAAAAAGGAGAATGGTTGGGAGAGCAAGAAAAAAATATTCAAACGTTATTTTACTTAGATAATGGAGAAGTCTTGCGCTGTATGCAAAAGAAAGCACTTGGAGCAACTCACCAAATAGAAAAATTGATTCAGGCGGCAGAATTTGAACTTATTATTAACAACCGCCATCTATTAGAAAAAATAGCTACCTACGAAACCTTGTTTAAAAAAGAGATCAGTCCAAAAAAGCTAGCAGCTTATTTTTGTGATTAAGACCATATCTAAATTTACCAACACACCTCAATTACTATGAAAGAAGATTTTTATAAAATAGATGAAACCATACAAAACTCTTCTCTTTATAGTGAAGATTTGGCTCCTATTGCACCACAAGATCGAACTTGGACGACTTGGAATTTAGCAACTCTTTGGGTTGGAATGGCAGTTTGTATTCCAACCTATATGTTAGCAGCTTCCATGATTACGAGTGGCATATCTTGGTGGGGAGCCCTATTAATAATTGGTTTAGGAAATTTAATTGTGACCATTCCTATGGTACTGAATGGGCATGCGGGAACCAAATATGGAATTCCTTTTCCTGTGGTTGGACGAGCCGCATTTGGCACGACAGGTATTCACATTGCTTCTTTGATTCGAGCATTGGTTGCTTGTGGGTGGTTTGGAATACAGACTTGGCTAGGTGGGCTAGCTTTATTTGCGATTGGATGGATCTTGGCGGGGGGAAGCCCTGCGGAAATACCAGGAGGGACGGGCTTGGGACAATTTATTGGCTTTGGTTTGTTTTGGCTAATGAATGTCTATTTTATTTGGAAAGGAACAGACAGTATACGGTGGTTAGAAGAATGGTCAGCGCCAATATTGATTGGTATGGGCTTATTACTCATTGGATGGGGGTGGTCTCAGGCTGGAAGTTTTGGTTTGGTACTGCAACAGAGTGAACAACTAAAACAAGCAACGGCTATTTATAATAATGACAATGAACCAGTGACCATTGCCGTTCATCCATTGAGGGATAAAAATGGACAGCTAAAAGCAACTAAAATTGCTGCATGGGGAATGGCAGATGGAGATACTCCTTTAGCTGTGCATTGGATGCCCTTAGAGGGAGCAGATTTGAATTATATTCCTATAGGGCATACCAATGGAGTAGCTAGTGGCTCTAAAATTTTGGTACAGTTTGCCAATGAAGAAACACAGTCTAGTATTGTAGAAGCTAGTCAGCCCATAGAGGAAGGAGCTTCTTGGCTTACTTATCTAGGCTTTTTAACTATAATGGTAGGTTTTTGGGGAACAATGGCAATTTCAGTAGCTGATATTACCCGTTATGTTCCCACACAACGCAGTCAAATTTTAGGGCAATTCATAGGTTTACCAGGAACGATGATTTTATATTCTTTTGTGGGAATCTTTGTCACTTGTGCTGCTATCATCAACTTTGATGGAATTTTAATCGGAAATGATGCTCCTTGGGACCCTGTGCAACTACTCAACCAATTTGAAAGTAAGTGGGTCGTTCTAGTGGCACAGATTTTTATGTTAATTGCAACGCTAAGTACTAATATTGCAGCCAATGTAATTGCGCCAGCCAATGCATTTTCGAATGTAGCTCCTAAGGCGATTAGCTTTCGAACGGGTGGTTTTATTACAGCATTTATAGGGATTCTCATCTGCCCTTGGGCACTGATCGGAGATATAATACCTATTTTGTTGTTTGTTAGTGGGCTATTAGGGCCTGTATTGGGGGTATTGGTAGCGGATTATTTTTTGGTGCGAAAAACCAAGTTAAACCTAATGGATTTATACAATGAGCACGGGCAATATGGCGGTTTTAATTTTGCTGCTATGCTTGCTTTGGCAATTGGTGTTGGTGTGGTTTTACTAGGTTTCTTTGTACCCTTACTAGAGATCTTGTATCAATTGTCTTGGTTTACTGGTTTTTTTGCTTCTCTATTGGTCTATTGGGGATTGGGGAAAAATAATCAAGAGCAAAAAATAAAAGCGAAGGATGTTTTAGATGATTAAGCATTAACAGCAATGAAATATAAAAGGATATAACAATGCACTAAAATTTCGAAAAAAGACTAGTCTAAAAACGAATTTTCTTCTATCTTGTTAAGTATATATTGGATCGAATTTCGTTAAGTGAAAAAAATAATAGCATGAAAGACAATAGAGTTCCAGTAACCATCTTAACAGGTTTTCTAGGAGCAGGGAAAACAACCTTATTAAATCATTTAATAACAACAAATCCCAAAATAAAATTTGCCATTATTGAAAATGAATTTGGAGATATTGGCATAGACAATGAGTTGGTTGTAGGGGCAGATAGTGGTATTTTTGAAATGTCAAATGGTTGTATTTGTTGTACTTTAAATGGAGAATTGGTACAAACATTGGTTGATTTGGTCAACGGAGAACATGAATTTGAGCACTTGATTGTCGAAACAACTGGGATTGCAGAGCCAGATGCTGTTGCTGCTGCTTTTGTTGCAGAGCCTGCTATTCAAAGTCGTTTTCGTTTGGATGCAACCATCTGTTTGGTGGATGCACATCATGCAGAGGATATTTTAGAGGAACGGGAAGAAGCCAAGCGCCAAATTACCTTTGCAGACTATATTGTTATTAATAAAGCGAGTGAAGTTTCAACGGAGTATCTTGCTAAGTTGGAACAAATTCTTAGAGCGGCGAATTCTTTTGCAGCCATTGAGCATTGTGATTATGGCAAGGTAACATCTGATATTTTGAATTTGAATGCATACGATGTACATCAAGTAGAAAAAAAATTAGATCATGCACATACGCATCACGAACATCATCACGATCACGAACATCAATGTGATGATAGCTGTTCTCATGGGCATGAAAAACACCACGAACATCATCATCATCACCATCATCATAGCGATATTGTTACACATAGCTTTATCATTAAAGCACCTTTGGATGTATTAAAATTTAGGCATTGGCTTAATGTTTTACTCATGATTCAAGGCAAGCACCTCTATCGTGTTAAAGGAATTATGAACTTTCAATATCAAGACAAAAAAGCAATTGTTCAATCGGTAAAACAGATGTGTGTATTTACAGCAGGAGACGATTGGAGCGAAAGCGACGAACGATTAACTAAAATCGTATTCATAGGAAAGCATTTACGAAAGGATATTTTAGAAAAACAATTAAAAAACTGTTTAGCTTAGTGGCGTAAACTCTAGCAGTTGTAGTTGATGATTTTTAAATTAAATGTGGTAAAAATTGTAAAAGATATAGAAAATCATTAACTATGGTATAACGCTTCATTAATAAAGATGGTTGTTTGATAATTTGTGTGCTAAACTCCAACAGGGCGTAGGCTTTAACTTCTTTTTTTAAGGAATTTATAAGTGGTAATAATAGGACAGGATGATTGAACATCCTAGATGAGTTACTTAACTACGCTGCTACTTACTTGAGAATAGTTCGTGGTTGTGAGTCTGCGGGTTGTCAAAGAACGATAAGAATAAAAGACAGAATACCCAAAAAGATAAAAATATGATTCGCATTGCTAAGGAATCTGATATAGCGGCTATGTTAGCTATTTATGCCCCATTTGTAGAATGTACCGCTGTTACTTTCGACCTGAAAGTTCCTACATTATCAGAATTTACTGAAAGGATAAAAAAAATACAAACGGAGGCTCCTTGTTTGGTGTATGACTTAGACGGAGAAATATTGGGCTATGCTTATGCTAGTGCCCACCGTTCTAGAGAAGCCTATAAGTGGACTAGAGAAATGTCTGTATATATTCGAGAAGATGCCAAAACCAAAAAATATGGAACAGCGCTTTATTCTTCTCTAATTGAGTTGCTTAAGTGCCAAAACTATCGAAGTGTATTAGCTGGAATTACCTTGCCTAATATACCAAGTGTGAATTTTCATGAACGATTTGGCTTTCATCCTGTTGGTGTATATGATAATATAGGTTATAAATTAGGAAAACCTCATCGTGTAGGTTGGTGGCAGCTAATGATTGATAGCGATGATAAAGAGGTGAAGGAAATCATTGCACTAGACAAAATTCTCGCTACAGAAGAAGGGCAAAAAGCCTTAAAAAAGGGAGAATCTAGGATCTTAATTTAAAACAACGTCTTTATAAAAAAATAAAAAAGCCGCAACCTGTCTATTATCATACAGTGTTAGCGGCTTTTGTAGTATAATCACTCTTTGAAGTTGTTTAAAAATGGAGTTTTGTTGATAATGAGTACTAAATTTTTAGATAATCGAGGCAAAAATCTAGTTCATAGCAGCGCTATGGGGTAGATTTTTAACGATGAGTAACTGAAAATTAGCTTTCATTAGCAATGTAAGGCTACTCTTAAACAACTTCTTTATAAATTAATTCAAATAAAAATGGAATACAGACGATTAGGTAAATCGGGCTTACAAGTAAGTGCACTCTCTTTGGGATCGTGGTTGACATTTGGTAAGCAAATTGGGGATGATGTTGCAGAACAGCTTATGGTGGAGGCTTATGACCAAGGAGTTAATTTCTTTGATAATGCCGAAATTTATGCTCGTGGAAAATCAGAATTGGTGATGGGCAAAATTCTAAAAAAAGTGGGATGGCGTAGAAGCTCTTACGTTGTTTCTAGCAAGGCTTTTTTTGGGGATGGGAACACGCTTCCGAATGAGACAGGATTGAGTCGAAAGCATTTGATTGAGGCTTGTGAAGCAGCTCTAAAACGTTTGCAAGTAGAGTATTTAGATTTGTATTTTTGTCACCGTCCAGATAAAAATACGCCTATTGAAGAAACAGTTCGTACCATGAATACCTTAATTGAACAAGGTAAAATTTTCTATTGGGGAACCTCCGAATGGTCTGCTCAAGAGATTATGGAGGCACATATGGTTGCCGAAAAATATGGTTTGATAGGCCCTACTATGGAGCAGCCTCAGTACAATATGTTTCATAGAGAAAAAGTAGAAGTTGAATTTTCGCAAGTGTACAAAACGGTAGGTTTGGGAACGACTATTTGGTCTCCATTGGCTTCAGGTGTATTAACCAATAAGTATATTGATGGTAGCGATACACAGGGGACTCGTTTGGGAATGGAAGGTTTGGAATGGCTAAAAGAGCGTTCTTTGACAGAAGAACGATTGAACACCGTTAGGAACCTATCCAAAATTGCCAATGATTTGGGAACTTCTGTTGCTAAATTGGCAGTCGCTTGGTGTTTGAGCAATCCTAATGTAAGTACTGTAATTTTAGGCGCTTCAAAATTACATCATCTTCAGGAAACCTTGACTTCTATTGATTTGTTGGATCAAATGACACCTGATGTTTTAGAAGCAATAGAAACAGCTTTGGGCAATAAACCTAAACGACCTGCTTTCTAGAAAAATAATTTGAGTTGCTTTGTTGTAAAGAATTACTTTACAACAAAGCCTTTTTGAATCACCTAAGGCAAAAAATCCACATCAACAGCATAGGGATAAGTAATCAAAAATTGGATGGCGTTATCAACGGGCATCTTCTTAAAGAATACTCGATAAACAATTTCTACAATAGGAGTTGTAATTCCTAAATGAGCTCCTAAAGCTCGAATTGTTTCTAGTGTTTTGACTCCCTCTATAACATCAGTTGATGTCTCCATAATATCATCCAATGTTTCTCCTTTTCCTAGACGATACCCTGCCTTGTAATTTCTACTATTTTCACTAGAAGCAGTAGCAACCAAATCACCAATTCCTGCAACGCCCAAAAAAGGCTTTACATCAGCTCCTACGGCCTTGCCAATATGGATCATTTCAGATAGTCCTCGTGTGACCAGCAATGCCCAGAGGTTTTTTCCTAAGCCCTTACCGCCCAATATTCCAGCAGCTAATGCTATAATATTTTTTAGAGCACCAGCCAGTTCTGCTCCGATAATATCATGGTCGCCATAAACTTGGAAACGGTTACTTTTGAGAACGGCTTGTCCTGCTTTGATGACTTCTGTAAATGGGCTGG from Aureispira anguillae encodes:
- a CDS encoding aminotransferase class III-fold pyridoxal phosphate-dependent enzyme, translated to MTNSKDILQHNLDYTFFSWSKQGGLNPINVASAEGVYLYDTDGKRYIDFSSQLMNVNIGHGRPEVAHAVAQQMTKLNFVAPSMATEPRGLLGKKLAEVSPGDLTKTFFTLGGAEAIENAIKIARVYTGKHKIISQYRSYHGATYGAITAGGDPRRHPVDTQQAPNIVHVDNPYSYRCPWYSSSPEECGERAIKNLEQVILYESPDTIAAILMEGESGSSGCIKYPPFYLKKVRALCDKYNILMIDDEVMSGFGRTGKYFAIEHHDVTPDIMCMAKGLTAGYLPLGAMIVRPDIAAAFETQKLPLGLTYSAHAVSCAAALAVLDIYEQDNLVERAAEMGQYLDAQVELMKAKHPSIGDWRNTGLLGCFELVKNRTTKEPMCPWNGSSEVMNNVAAKIRALGMFTFVKWNFIFVAPPLSITKEQIDEGLAIISQAIAIADEQVV
- a CDS encoding NCS1 family nucleobase:cation symporter-1; protein product: MKEDFYKIDETIQNSSLYSEDLAPIAPQDRTWTTWNLATLWVGMAVCIPTYMLAASMITSGISWWGALLIIGLGNLIVTIPMVLNGHAGTKYGIPFPVVGRAAFGTTGIHIASLIRALVACGWFGIQTWLGGLALFAIGWILAGGSPAEIPGGTGLGQFIGFGLFWLMNVYFIWKGTDSIRWLEEWSAPILIGMGLLLIGWGWSQAGSFGLVLQQSEQLKQATAIYNNDNEPVTIAVHPLRDKNGQLKATKIAAWGMADGDTPLAVHWMPLEGADLNYIPIGHTNGVASGSKILVQFANEETQSSIVEASQPIEEGASWLTYLGFLTIMVGFWGTMAISVADITRYVPTQRSQILGQFIGLPGTMILYSFVGIFVTCAAIINFDGILIGNDAPWDPVQLLNQFESKWVVLVAQIFMLIATLSTNIAANVIAPANAFSNVAPKAISFRTGGFITAFIGILICPWALIGDIIPILLFVSGLLGPVLGVLVADYFLVRKTKLNLMDLYNEHGQYGGFNFAAMLALAIGVGVVLLGFFVPLLEILYQLSWFTGFFASLLVYWGLGKNNQEQKIKAKDVLDD
- a CDS encoding CobW family GTP-binding protein, whose protein sequence is MKDNRVPVTILTGFLGAGKTTLLNHLITTNPKIKFAIIENEFGDIGIDNELVVGADSGIFEMSNGCICCTLNGELVQTLVDLVNGEHEFEHLIVETTGIAEPDAVAAAFVAEPAIQSRFRLDATICLVDAHHAEDILEEREEAKRQITFADYIVINKASEVSTEYLAKLEQILRAANSFAAIEHCDYGKVTSDILNLNAYDVHQVEKKLDHAHTHHEHHHDHEHQCDDSCSHGHEKHHEHHHHHHHHSDIVTHSFIIKAPLDVLKFRHWLNVLLMIQGKHLYRVKGIMNFQYQDKKAIVQSVKQMCVFTAGDDWSESDERLTKIVFIGKHLRKDILEKQLKNCLA
- a CDS encoding GNAT family N-acetyltransferase, translated to MIRIAKESDIAAMLAIYAPFVECTAVTFDLKVPTLSEFTERIKKIQTEAPCLVYDLDGEILGYAYASAHRSREAYKWTREMSVYIREDAKTKKYGTALYSSLIELLKCQNYRSVLAGITLPNIPSVNFHERFGFHPVGVYDNIGYKLGKPHRVGWWQLMIDSDDKEVKEIIALDKILATEEGQKALKKGESRILI
- a CDS encoding potassium channel beta subunit family protein; translated protein: MEYRRLGKSGLQVSALSLGSWLTFGKQIGDDVAEQLMVEAYDQGVNFFDNAEIYARGKSELVMGKILKKVGWRRSSYVVSSKAFFGDGNTLPNETGLSRKHLIEACEAALKRLQVEYLDLYFCHRPDKNTPIEETVRTMNTLIEQGKIFYWGTSEWSAQEIMEAHMVAEKYGLIGPTMEQPQYNMFHREKVEVEFSQVYKTVGLGTTIWSPLASGVLTNKYIDGSDTQGTRLGMEGLEWLKERSLTEERLNTVRNLSKIANDLGTSVAKLAVAWCLSNPNVSTVILGASKLHHLQETLTSIDLLDQMTPDVLEAIETALGNKPKRPAF
- a CDS encoding NAD(P)H-dependent glycerol-3-phosphate dehydrogenase encodes the protein MEGSEHKNPVGIIGSGSFGMAIANLLAENVDVLLYARREEVRLAIEKREGRYSVLSPRIQAVSDLQLVAQKCQLIFPIVPSQAFRSMMKQLSPYLNPTHFLIHGTKGLDLQDLPQGQSLHPEHIKTMSQVIEEESIVCRIGCLSGPNLSKEIMEGQPAATLIASPFTEVIKAGQAVLKSNRFQVYGDHDIIGAELAGALKNIIALAAGILGGKGLGKNLWALLVTRGLSEMIHIGKAVGADVKPFLGVAGIGDLVATASSENSRNYKAGYRLGKGETLDDIMETSTDVIEGVKTLETIRALGAHLGITTPIVEIVYRVFFKKMPVDNAIQFLITYPYAVDVDFLP